tattaaaaatatgggtatgttagagctgaatgaacatgttctaGTGAAAAATTTAAGGttatagcttttaaatgcaacttattccatggttcaggaagacagatgctgaggcactcaaggttacagtttttttacttttttatttggctacaatgcctacgcgtttcggcccttatagccttcttcagggcttatgaaggttttaatagggagaggaggacaccttttcccaaaaagggcttaggctaaaatgggttaaaggtgtATGCAGTGTGACATATTGATGAATTCACATCTTGACATTACTTGATCCAAATACAATCTAATGGTCACAGCATTTTTATCAGGTGTTGAACTTAGACGCACAAGCTGCATTCTAAATTTAATGTCTTCAACATTTAGATTCAAGGGAAAATGTCTTCCTCCCCTCAAGTGAAGAGGCCTTATTCACTGTTGTTGGGTGAAGATGTTGTAGACATTTTAGTGCCTGGAGATCACTCTGCCCTGACCAAAATTCATATCTGCTGGAAGAACACAAGTGATGTAACTGTCACCAGAGAGTAAAAACATTTTCAACAGTCATAAAAGGGATCGTTCGAAGCCACAGGGAAGGCCTCGGCTCTTCTTGATGCACTCTGCTGTTTCACAAGGGGCCAAGACAGCTCAACCATCCTGATTTGACTCTTTTTTGCCTGTGAATGCGAGCGGGTCAAGTCAAGGATTTTAAGCAAGAGCACAAAGAATGTTTGAGACATTTTCTCAAAAGGAAagatgttattgtttttttttctcctactgTGGTAAAAACGGTAAGCTTCAGCAAATGGTTGAAGTCACAATTAGGCTAGCACTGCAAACTGAATTGAAATGTTTTCCCCACAAAAGTGAACGCAAAAAGCTTTATTCATTTCTTGTGTCAAAGTCTGAAGGATGAGGTCCACACATAGAGTTAATACACTTTTCTAGAGGAATTATATCAGCAACAAACAGAACACAAAACATTATGTAGTCACATCTAGTGTCTAAAACTGTAACAgtgcaaataaaaaagtaaaaactgAAAGATGATTCCACATGTAAAGCTAATGGTGTGATGTTGGTCCATCAGGAATTGTTTCTTGATGCTGTTCAAAAAAGAAGTTACAAAAAAGCAGACAGAGgaggaaaaataaaaaggcaTCATCAATGCTGAATGTCAGGTGACTTCAGGACATGTCACTTGTAATGTAGTGCTATGTAACATTGTACCAAGACTGACCCAAAGAGTCTCTTCAGCTGAAGATGTGAAGAGCATCGGGACAGAGCAAAGGAGGATATTTTGAATGGGAAAGGCTCGCACAGAAAAACATCTCTGAGGAACTACGAAGGAAATGACCATATCTCATAGCAACAAGAAACATATAATCTACCTTTTTCATAATGAATTGGTTCAGTGTACAGTGCACATAGATGTGATATTACATTATGAAATCATGAAAAGGCCATTTCAATAGCACATCACAACCCAACCACAATAATGACCACATTAATCTCGATTAGCCATAATCTTGTGGAGAGATTATACATAAAAACATACTCAGAATTGTttttactgtatataaaaaagTCCACGTGGTTGGTGAGTTACCGGGCTGCCGAGTAAgtaacagaaaaaaatgtcatagtaacactacattacattacacttagctgatgcttttatccaaagcgactattTACAGTACATGCAATTACAAGATAttagtccctggaacaatgtggggttaagtgctttgctcaagggcacttcagccatggatagaggtgtagggagatgaaaggttgggattcgaactggcagccttctgatcttaaggccacttccctaaccattacaccaggaCCACTCATCAATGAAAGGTAGAATGTGACAAGCCACAAGAAAAAAGGCAGCAAATAGGCCCGTTGGCTTGTTGAGTTCATAATAGACTCTGCTAGTGCAGATAAGCTTTACGACACCTTACACATGTGAATCTGGCAATATTTTATGAATTTGAGGCCATTTGAGTGTGTGCACTTCTTAAAGTAGAAAACAGAGAAATCAgcaattatttttttctcttgccCATAGAAAATACATGACATTAGCATTAGATAAGACAAAATGGTAGTTTTTTAGTGAAACTAATACTGTGTTCTGAAGCATTGTGTGTATATTCTTCAAGACCTCAACTTgtacattttcccaaaaaatgaaaaaaggcagATTTAATATTAATTGTCTCAGTATCACCCACAGAGACATGTGTCTCTGGGGTTTACATCCAGTTACAAATTGTTTAAGtgatatattatttatatatcaCTTGTATATCAATTTATATATCCTTACATGTTACAATGTTATATGCCTTCTATTCCAAAATGGCCCTAACAGCTCAATATCACAAGCCAACCTCAAAGAGAGGAACAGTACCCTGATTAAcaggtagtgttgcaccgataccattttttggccccgataccgatacccgatacctggctgtgcagtatcggccgatatcgataccgataccattttattttaaatgtatatatatatgaagggctgtagtgcatactacttggtaaaatcattgcatggctttgtgaggatgctgcctacctttgtgaaacaggaaaaagactattacaaagtgaatccagcaaaactttttatactttttaaatacctctatgaaataactaattccAAGgatgtttaagtgtcatacaagcacctgtaaatggtatcggtgccctatttgttggtactcgcccataccgataccaccattttagtgccgatccaccgatactggtattggtatcgATGCAACACTATTAACAGTTCTCTAGGACATGTgaagaaaataatttaaaacaaatgtttaaCTTTCACAAATTCTCCAGGGCATTTCTTAATTCCTAATTCTTCGATTTTCTTTTTTCTACCCTACTCAAAACTGTCACATACATTATGCTGCTTTTACGCAAAGTAACTTAAACacacagtaagcaaaagcataaCAAAATACAGAAGAGTGGACCTTCGCAAAGGACAGTGCATATGGGGAAGGATAGTTGGGATGGGAAGTGCTACTACTAAACATCTGTCAGGAACTTCTTGAAGTTTGAGAGGAATAGCATAATCTCATAGCAAAATGAAACATTGCAAATGGTACTTTTTCTACTGAGAATTACTCATTATTACAGAGTAAATAAGAGAGTAGTAAATAATCTCGTAGCAAAATGAAAcgtaaaaatatacatttttccaTGCTGAATGGTGTTATATCAAACACTGGCACGATGTTACATTACCTCCGATGCTAAAGGCCTTTTCTACATTGCAACCCGACCTCAAAGGGAGGTAGGTACCCATCATGACGGTTCACAGTTCATTCAGACACAGGTGAGGTATAAAGAATCTCGAAGTAGCATACATTTTGCTTCAAAATGATCATGGAGATTTTCTCATTGAAATCTTCCCATTTCTATTTCCTCAAACCTGTCACATTGTGCTACTTTTATGCAAAGTAACTTAAAACATGAGGATACAGTATGATATATACTGAATTCAGTTGCAAGTAAACAGCGGACAACACAAAAGCATAAGCATCACATAATACAGAGCACAGAGCAAGTTAGCTCCAAACCAAGGGAAGTGCATGAGGGGAAGGATTCTTTGAATGGGAAGTGCTCCTACAGAACAACATCTCTCAGGAACTTCTTGAAGTTAGAGAGAAATGGTCATAATCTCACagcaaaatgaaatataaaaatgtcaatttctcattGGTGAATTGTTATATGAAACAGTGCGCGGGTATGTTGTTACACCTCTACACTAGAGGTACAGGCACAACACCCCAATCAAACCTCAATAGGAGGTAACCTGATTCACGACTATTCACAGTTCACTGAAAGAAGCTGAAGAACTTAAAAGTAGCATTTAAAATTGTGCTTCTTAAAAAAAAATTCTAATTGTTGAAATTTTCTAATTGTAAATTCCTAAGAATTCCCAATTCTTCACACTTCAATTTCCTACAGGCTGTAGGTCATCGACTTAGTCCCCTATGACTGCGGCTCAGTGCTGTAAAAGCTTCGCATGACCTTGTTACTCATGTTGGGAAACCAGTCCTTAATGTTGATGAGGTAGTAGGTGAACCAGGGGTAGAAGATCTCTGACTGCCGAGTGACTCCAGCCTTGATGATCTGCAGAGCAGCATCGCTGGCCGGGTATGCCGTCATGTTGGTGTACTTCCTGCAACCACATCAGACAGCTCAGAGGAATatatgactgaatgaatgaatgaatgaatgaatgaatgaatgaatgaattaattaattaatgaatgaatgaatccttTATTGCCCCAAAGGGAATCATAATtaattatcattataattataattattattattattattaatcaggAATATGGTCTCAACATGGCCCTAAGCAGTGGCATTCATGCACATACAGCCATTGTGACATTTTGGTAACTAACTAACTATAACTATACAATCACTATAAATtatatttgtgttattttgaAGTGAACTGCATACCTTATACAACATACATAGATATATGAAAACTATTTCACCTTGTTCAACCTTTTGGTGTGGCCAACCCTGGGTACCGCCGTCTTAGTACGGTATACTGATATTTCTCAGAGATGTCACCACCATCTGCAGAGTAATGTGCGTAGGCCCTACTGCCTTGTTACCAATTGATGGCAGTAAAAATATGCCGGGTAAACATGGCAGTGATTTGACTTCAGTCATTCTTTCCAATACAAGGGAGTGGTCAACACGGTATGTACTGTTCATATCTATGAAGTTATTCATGGGATTATACGGTTCGTGTAAGACATAGTGATTTGGCAAAATGACTGGCCCTTTTCACATCCAAAAATAACAGGCTCAGTTGAGTTGAGATTGCGAAATTGGTTTTAGAGTGTGCATGCCTCAAACCAAGCTTCTTACGAGCTCTCCAGCCAGAAATGCGATGATGACATAATCTGAGTGATGATGAGAGTATGGGCAGAGCTGTAATACTCGAGTCCAAACTCGCACTTGACTTGGACTAGGTAGTACAATAGTTGAcgcggacttgtcttggactcgaaaATTCGTCTTGCCAAATATCGTTTTTGGGCCTGTCTTAATTTTATTttgaacactggccatcatataTTCTTGAGTGGAGCTTTAATCCAATAACATACTAGTTTACCCTCAACATTCAAGTTACTGTCATTCATCATTTTCATTGATTtacatcagcggttcccaaactttttcgtCCAGGACCTCCTTTAGGCCCTAAGTATACTTTCACGACCCCCATCCCCCCATGTGTCAAATGCCATTATTGCTAAATTTGAATTTCAGATTCAAAAGAAAAGTAAATAAATGTATTAGCCATATAAGTGAGTACTGTTATTAACCACTTTATGGAATTATGGCAACGATTTATCTGTTTTCCCTGTTTTATGAAAAGTCTCTTCTTACTGTGACCACTCTCCAGTACCTCCACGAGCCCCAGTTTGGTTTATACAGACCGacatgtgacttggacttgacttggactctaatctttttgcaCTCTGTCTTCTCTTGGACTCAAACCTTTTTGGACTTGGACTTGcctcggacttgactagtcctGGTCTTGGACTccacaaaggtggacttgactacagccctgtgtATGGGTGTCCACCTATGCCCAGTATGCAAGAATTGGTTTCCACCTATGCCCAGTGATGATTCAGATTTCACCAAAAAAAGGTAAAGGTTGTATATATAGTCTGTCCTGATATTGACCTTATCATTTCGGGAAACTTTGAAACAGCCAACCTGACTTTCTCCATTGCCGAATCTGTGTCGATTAGCCCCAGAGTACAAATGCTGACGGTCACGTTGCTGTTCTTCATGGCCAGTTCATGCTGCAGCGTGCCGAAGAAGCCATTCAAGGCAAATTTTGTAGAGGAGTAGGGGGCCACAAATGGAGAGCACATCCTCCCTGTGAAAGAAACCAAATGTTCAGATCATGTGTTGAAGCGGTAAATTTGTAAAAGTATGAAATCCAAAAGTGTGAAATCGCTTCACTGTGAATAAGCAATTTATGACTACAAAAAATGCTCCACTGGATCAGTCTAGATGGCGCCAGCCAGAAAAAAAAACGATCTGCTCGTTAGTGTGTTCTATTTTTGGACGACGATACAGAAACTATGCTGCTCTGGCAACCTTCACAAACACTGACAAACCCAATTTCATTGTGTACAGTGATACATGCCATGACAGCCAGTGCAAGTACACTTAAAACAATGATGTCTTTCAACAGGGACACTGGATTGTTGTTGATGATACTCATTCTAAGCTATGATTTATTGGGTATGTTACAATAGTTTTACACACAAGCCATGACGTAAAAACACACTCATTTATCATTATGTACAGGTCAGGTTAGCTTTATAGACAAATGTTTCCTTCTGACTACTCATAAATTCAACGCTGTCAACTTTCAAAGCAAAACATAatgacagactgaaaaacagtctCTTTATTTTTGAACTTGTGTTGTTGCTGTACTTGTGATAAACCACAGTAGCCTATGCCACACTCACCAAGCATGGAGGACACCACTATTATGGATCCTTTACTGTCCTCAAGAGTTGGTATGGCCTTCCATGCCATCTGCACATAGCTCAAAAAGTTTACCTGTAAAGGCAAGAACacatgtcaatgtttaatatGTTCATGAACAGTTTGGTGAGAGGGTTTTTAGACATTGCTTTAGAAATTGGAAGACTCCCAGAGTCCCTGTTCAACCATGTCATGTTAATTAAAGACAACAATGAGACCCAATACAGGGCCTGGGTGGATCAGTTTGTAGAGTGGTGTGAGTCCAGCTGTctttttctaaatacaagaaagacaaaagaactcattgtggattttagaacggggagacacacccatcagaacatggtcatacatggggaagacattgaggtggtgaaaaactataaatatttgggaactgtaatagatgacaaattaacttggagctgtaacaccgatactatttacaaaaagggaatgcagagactgtacttcatgcGAAAGCTAAGACCATTTAAAGTGGATGGGGATATGATGCAGGTTTTTTATCATTCGTTTGTTGAGAGCcttttatgtttctgttctgtggcctggtacttctccctgtctgttgttaataaaaaaataagctgcataagataatcaacatggccagaGAAAGAAGAAGGCAAATACCAAATAataaagaaggcaaataccatatgtgaggatctctcacacacattacagcaagcatatgagttgttgccctcaggtaggaggtttgggatgccttcatttaagacaaacagagcccaccaatcatttatacctactagtatatccatgctaactaagacaactgtaacttagactgaatagcacattgcactttggtactgaatactgcactttgctgtgtttatgttgggttttttgtcaacctgtctttttgtcctatagagggaggggaggggggggttgtgtttgtctattgtgttcttgtttattgtaatgtctttgtaattgtatcagatgaactgaaaatggcacagaacaattttccgaaaggacaaataaataatctatctatctatctataataaATATTCCGCTTGTGTGTATAGGACAGAAGAATGTTGTGTATACGAGCATGCAGGCCATAAACAGGGGTGACAAACGGCTCAGTTGGCCTAGGCACAGGGATAGGGCAGGGTCAGAATTGCGTCCCCATAACATAGTATTGAAAGTGGGGCCCCAACAGGAGATTTTGTCCCGTACACAGTCAAGGTTGTCAGCGTCCATATTGGCATCCATATTCTACTTTTCACACGCTAATCACTCCAACAACCTCCCAGGTTACAGGACTGAAGATGACACACCAGTTTGTATGAATTAGTCTGAGAAGATGACTAGCGACAGAGAAGGTTCTACGTGATGGAATTACCAATACAACTTGGATCCTTGTAGAATGTAGATTTCCTCAGATAACTTTGCAGAGATGGACCTGCTATACAAAGTTGAAGCTCTCAAAAGAAAGCACCAACACCAGTCAAAAATGTAATTGTACATAAATGCCGTTCATCAGTCATTCTCGAATAACAGCTCTTCTATCATCCGGCCTTGTTAACACAGAATTTAGATGAGAATTTAGATAATACTTGGATCATTTTACAATGTATTCAAAACTGAAATGTTAACTACATATAGACTCATAAAATTAGTCTAGTGGTTTTAGCACATGAGCATTTCAATTTACACCAATTTTACAATCGCTCTTCATAAATTTGACGCAGTTTATGCAAGCCTTGCCAACCAATCAGAAAACAGAATTCTCTTCATCTGGATTATAAGATGAAATAACACACCTGCATTAGCCACTTAGTATGCTCGATATCTCCATCCCAGAAGGCAAAGGGGCTGGGTCCTATGTGGTTTAGGATGAGGTAGTCCAACCCTCCAAGCTGCTCCACTGCAAAGCTCACCACCTTCTCTGGGTCAGCTGGCTCTGCCATGTCTGCTGGGATGTACACAGCTTTCTGTGCTCCCAGACCCAAACATTTTTCCACGACCTAAACAAAAGAATACACAGTAAGGATACTTATGAAATCATAAAAATGTTAATTGAATTTTCTTCAcctgcaaagaaagaaagaaagaaagaaagaaagaaagaaagaaagaaagaaagaaagaaagaaagaaagaaagaaagaaagaaagaatgaatgaatgaatatgtgtTGCTAATATTATGTTAACATGTAAAAAGAaagcatggtaacactttacttgacgtgtcccACAAATTCAGCAGCTGTCATACACTGCATgaagcattcatgactgtttcataAGACACTCCTCTGCAGTCTCCTTAGGACATGATGGTTGGAATCCTCGCTTCAGAACGACACTCACTCGAACCCCTCCTTTTTGAAAGAAAACTAATATTTGCTTGACCATGTTCTGTCCCTGACACTGGATAAATCATTGACCTAGATTGGTTGCGATCAGGAAAGGTTCAGAACAAAAACGGCTTAACTTTTACTTTGACAAGATGCTATCCTTTCATCGTCAATGTCTATGAAACAGTCGTGAATGCttgcttcatgcaaagtgtataacagctgctatgaatgtgttatactggg
This is a stretch of genomic DNA from Engraulis encrasicolus isolate BLACKSEA-1 chromosome 6, IST_EnEncr_1.0, whole genome shotgun sequence. It encodes these proteins:
- the hsd11b1la gene encoding hydroxysteroid 11-beta-dehydrogenase 1-like protein isoform X1; its protein translation is MGFYLKLSALVGVTAALFALYMSGPAFSSESLKGARVLVTGASAGIGEQIAYHLARSGAQIVVTARRGNVLQEVVEKCLGLGAQKAVYIPADMAEPADPEKVVSFAVEQLGGLDYLILNHIGPSPFAFWDGDIEHTKWLMQVNFLSYVQMAWKAIPTLEDSKGSIIVVSSMLGRMCSPFVAPYSSTKFALNGFFGTLQHELAMKNSNVTVSICTLGLIDTDSAMEKVRLAVSKFPEMIRKYTNMTAYPASDAALQIIKAGVTRQSEIFYPWFTYYLINIKDWFPNMSNKVMRSFYSTEPQS
- the hsd11b1la gene encoding hydroxysteroid 11-beta-dehydrogenase 1-like protein isoform X2 is translated as MGFYLKLSALVGVTAALFALYMSGPAFSSESLKGARVLVTGASAGIGEQIAYHLARSGAQIVVTARRGNVLQEVVEKCLGLGAQKAVYIPADMAEPADPEKVVSFAVEQLGGLDYLILNHIGPSPFAFWDGDIEHTKWLMQVNFLSYVQMAWKAIPTLEDSKGSIIVVSSMLGRMCSPFVAPYSSTKFALNGFFGTLQHELAMKNSNVTVSICTLGLIDTDSAMEKVRKYTNMTAYPASDAALQIIKAGVTRQSEIFYPWFTYYLINIKDWFPNMSNKVMRSFYSTEPQS